The DNA window ACGGATCCTGTTGCGCCGCTGGATCGGCGGCGCGGTCGCGGCGCCGGTATGCCGAGGTGGCGTGGGCGATATGTGCGGCGACCACCTGGGTGGCGCGCTCCGGATCGCTCGCGTCGAGTGCGGCGCAGATCTCCTCGTGCTCGTGCCAGGAATCTTCGGCGCGCCTGGGCAATTCGACCGCGTATACCCAGGCGATCTTCCAGCTGAGCTGGGTGATCAGCTGGCTCAGCAGGGTGCTGCCCGAGGCCTCGGCGAGTACCTCGTGGAAGCGGCTGTTGAGTCGGGTGAGCTCGTCGAGCCGTCCGTCGAGCACGGCGTCCTGGCCGAGTGCGGTGAGTTCCTTGAGCCTGCCGAGTTGCTCCGGGGTGCGGCGTACGGCGGCGCGGCCCGCGCACAGCGGTTCGAGCAGGGCGCGGATTTCGAGCAGGTCGGCGGCGTCGGCCTCGGTCAGTTCGGCGACGAAGGTCCCGGCGTAGGGGCGCGACCAGGCGAAACCCTCGGCCTCCAGGGTGCGTAGCGCCTCGCGCACCGGAACTCGGGATACTCCGTAGTTCTCGGCGAGGGTGTCCTCGGTGAGGCGTTGGCCGGGCGCGAAGAGGCCGCGGATGATGTCGTCGCGGATGGCTCGGCACACTTGTTGCGGAGTCATTCGCCGGGTGGTGCTGCTCACATGGCTCCCACAGCGCGCTGGGTGGTTGTTCCGAGCGACCTGCAAGCAGTCGCTAGCCGATCTTTTCCAGCGACCTGCGGCAGTCGCTAGCGGTGGCGGACGACCGATAGCAGTGGTTGTATACGATCCACTGCTCAACCGTCGGATCGGATGCCATGAATTTACTACAGTCGCGTGCCGGTGCCTGCTCCACAGACGTATACCTTCCCGCGGATCCCGACCAGATCTCCTGGGGACTGCTGCCGAATTCCCTCGCCCAGCCGGTCATCACGGTGGATTCCGGTACGGCTGTGTGTTTGGACACCATCAGCCACGAAGGCATACTCGAGGACCAGGGCCGGGATCCTGCGGCCTTCTTCGCGGCGAGTGGGATCACGGAGATCCTGGCTGACACCGCCGAGGTGGCGCGCTCGGTCGTACACGACCCGAGCGTGCACGGGCCGCATGTGGTGACCGGCCCGATCGCGGTACGCGGTGCGCGCCCCGGTGATGTGCTCGAGGTCGAGGTGCTCGAACTGCTGCGGCGCGTGCCCTACGGCGTCATCAGCAATCGGCATGGCAAAGGTGCGCTGCCGGGCGAATTTCCGCAGCGGGGGGACCATGATCCGGATGGGCCGGTGCCGCCGGTGTGCACGATCGCCACCGTCGATGCGGCCGAGCGCGGGGTGATTGATATCGGTGACGGTCGTGCGCTGCGCTTTCCGCTCGACCCCTTCCTCGGCATCATGGGCGTGGCCGCGGCCACCGTACAGCCTGTGCATTCGGTGCCGCCCGGCCCGCACGGCGGGAATATCGATGTGCGGATGCTGGGAGTCGGTGCGCGGCTTTACCTTCCGGTTCAGGTGCCGGGCGCGATGTTCTACGCGGGTGACCCGCATTTCGCCATGGGCGACGGTGAAGTCGCGCTCACCGCCTTCGAGGCCCCGCTGCGCGCCACCGTGCGACTGACACTGCACGCCGATCCCGGGGCGCGGAAAATGGCTGCCGCCCTGGCTCTTCCGTATGCGGAGACCGCGACCGACCACCTGCTGCTCGGCCTGGACACCGATCTGGACGAGGCGGTGAAACAGGCCACCCGCAATGCCATCACGTTCCTCGGTGCGCGCTATCGGATACCCCCGGCCGTCGCGCTCGCGTACCTCAGTGCCGCAGCGGATTTCCGCATCTCGCAGGTCGTGGATGTGGTGAAGGGCGTGCACTGCTGTATCAGCAAGAGCCATTTGGAGGGCCTGTGAGCGAGTGCATCCGGTTCGCCGCGTCCGAGCGCGCCGCGGTGGCGTCGTGAACGGATTCGTGCCCTGGTTGCCGGTGGACTCGGCACCGGCCGGACAACGTCTGGCGGTCAAAGATGTCATCGATGTGGCAGGGATGCCGACAGGTGCGGGCCACCCGACATGGCTGACCACACATGAGCTGCCCGCCCATGATGCGGTCGCGGTCGCGCGGTTGCGCAGCGCGTTCACGGTGATCGGCAAGACGCACACCGACGAACTCGCCTACAGCCTGGCCGGCACGAACCACCACTACGGCACACCGGAGAATCCCGTGGCGCCCGGGCGGGTGCCGGGTGGATCCTCCAGCGGCAGCGCCGAGTCCGTGGCCGCGGCCCGTGCGACCCTGCGCGCAGCCACTGATCGGATCCTGCACGAATTGGGAGACGACGGGCTGCTCGCAATGCCGAGCGCACCCGCTGCCGCACCGCCGATTCCAGGCTCGGGCGAATCACCGGACGAGCAGCCGAACATTGGGTCCAGGACTGCATCACCGGCCGAGACGTTGTCGGTCGGATCGTCGATACCGGCCACTGGATCCGTGGCGACCACACTGCCGGACGGGCTCGGCCCAGCCGATCGGGCCGCCGTCGCGCGGCTCACCTGTCTCGCGCCGGTCTGCGGTGCTCCCGCCTTGAGTGTGCCGGTCGCCGCGATCGACGGGCTACCGCTGGGACTGTCCCTGCTGGCGGCTCCAGGTCGGGACGAATCTCTGCTGGCCACTGCCGAATTGCTGGGCTGATCGCCGGAGTCTCGCGCCGCGCCGCTCATTTCGGCCGCGGCCGTCTTCGCGGACCCTTGGAAGGACTTCATGGATGGATCTCCCACATCTGGCCCTACTGCTCATCGCGGGTTTCGGCGCGGGGGTATGCAACGCCATTGCCGGGGGCGGCAGTCTGCTCTCATTTCCCGCACTGCTCGCCACGGGACTGCCGCCGGTCGCCGCCACGGTGACCAATTCGGTATCGGTCTGGCCCGGCTATTTCGGTGGTGCGGCGGCGCTGCGGCGGCGACTCGACGACTATCGCGCGCTCGTCCCGCGTCTGGTCGCGACCGGTGCGGCCGGTGCGGTGGGCGGCGTGATCGCCCTGCTCGCCGCGCCGCCGCAGATCTTCGCCGCGCTGGTGCCCTATCTGATTCTGTCGGCGACGGCCCTGTTCGCGGCCCAGCCGTTGGTATCGCGGAAGTTGACCGCGCGCCAAGGGGATTCCAAGAAAACCCTGTTCCTGGGCGTATTCCTGGGCGGTGCGTATGGCGCGTATTTCAACGGCGGTATGGGCATCGTCGTACTCACCGCACTCGCCCTCGGTATCGACGCCACCATCACCAGCCTGAACGGTCTGAAAAGCCTGCTGACCCTGACCGTTTCGACGACCGCCGTATTCGCCGTCGCATTGTTCGGCCCCGTGCACTGGCTCTCGGTCGCGGTCCTCGCACCGGCCTGCCTCGTCGGCGGCATCGCGGGCGCGAAGCTCGCCGACCGGCTGCACCCCAACGCTTTCCGCGCCGTGGTCATCATCTTCGGCGCGGGTGCGGGGGCAACGATGCTGCTCACCTGACTGCTCACCCCGAATACCGAGAGGACCTCAAATGAACAACCTGCTGCTGCGAGGCGGACGCCCCTGGATTCCCGGGCTGCCGATCGACACTGCGGATATCCTCATCGTGGACGGACGGATCGCGAAGATCGCGCCCGATCTGGAAGCGCCGGACGGCGAGACCATTGATCTGGCCGGCGCACTGGTACTTCCGGGCCTGGTCGATGCGCACTGCCATCTGGACAAGACGCTGTTCGGCGGCCCATGGGTGCCCAACACCGGCGGCCGGACCCTGCCCGGGCGCATCGCGAATGGTGCGGGCCGACGGGCCGAACTCGGCCTGCCCAGCGCGGACTACGCCGCAAACCTGTTGGACGCCATGATCAGCGGCGGCACCACGCAAGTGCGCAGCCACATCGATATCGATCCGGAGGTCGGTTTGGGCGGCGTGGAAGCGGTGCGGGAAGCCGCAGCGCGGCACGCGGATCGGGTGGATGTCGAGTTGGTCGCGTTCCCCCAAGGCGGGCTGCTGACCCGGCCGGGGACCGCCGAACTGATGGCGTCGGCGCTCGCGGACGGTGTCGAGGTCGTCGGTGGTCTCGATCCGGCGGGCTACGACCGGGATCCGGTGGGGCAGCTCGATGTGATCTTCGGCCTCGCGGAACGCCACGGTGCGAAGATAGACATCCACCTGCACGACGGCGGCGCCCTCGGCGCTTGGGAATTCGACCTCATCATCGAGCGCACCCGCGCGACCGGCCTGGCCGGGCGGGTCACGATCAGCCACGCGTATGCGATGGGGTCCCTCGCACCCGATGAGCAGCGGCGAGTCGCCGAAAACCTCGCCGAGGCAGGTGTTTCCATGGTGACGTGCGCGGTCGGCGAGGCGCCCGTCGTGCCGGTGCGGGTCATGCACGACGCGGGCGCCACCCTGGCGCTGGGCAATGACGGCGTGCGGGATCTGTGGACCCCGTACGGCGACGGCGACATGCTGCGTCGGATCAACAGCGTCGCGTATCGGGACCGGCTGGTCGCCGATCCCGAGATCGAGTTGGCCTTGCTCGCCGGAACCTACGGTGGCGCAAGGGTTCTCGGGCTCGATGACTACGGGCTCATCGCCGGAGCACCGGCCGATCTGCTCGTCGTCGACGCACCGACACCGGCGGCCGCGGTGGTCGCGCTGCCGCTTCGCAAACTGGTGCTCAAACGTGGCCGGATCGTCGTCCGCGACGGTGTGGTCGTTAC is part of the Nocardia sp. NBC_00565 genome and encodes:
- a CDS encoding GntR family transcriptional regulator, coding for MSSTTRRMTPQQVCRAIRDDIIRGLFAPGQRLTEDTLAENYGVSRVPVREALRTLEAEGFAWSRPYAGTFVAELTEADAADLLEIRALLEPLCAGRAAVRRTPEQLGRLKELTALGQDAVLDGRLDELTRLNSRFHEVLAEASGSTLLSQLITQLSWKIAWVYAVELPRRAEDSWHEHEEICAALDASDPERATQVVAAHIAHATSAYRRRDRAADPAAQQDP
- a CDS encoding acetamidase/formamidase family protein — encoded protein: MNLLQSRAGACSTDVYLPADPDQISWGLLPNSLAQPVITVDSGTAVCLDTISHEGILEDQGRDPAAFFAASGITEILADTAEVARSVVHDPSVHGPHVVTGPIAVRGARPGDVLEVEVLELLRRVPYGVISNRHGKGALPGEFPQRGDHDPDGPVPPVCTIATVDAAERGVIDIGDGRALRFPLDPFLGIMGVAAATVQPVHSVPPGPHGGNIDVRMLGVGARLYLPVQVPGAMFYAGDPHFAMGDGEVALTAFEAPLRATVRLTLHADPGARKMAAALALPYAETATDHLLLGLDTDLDEAVKQATRNAITFLGARYRIPPAVALAYLSAAADFRISQVVDVVKGVHCCISKSHLEGL
- a CDS encoding amidase family protein; this encodes MNGFVPWLPVDSAPAGQRLAVKDVIDVAGMPTGAGHPTWLTTHELPAHDAVAVARLRSAFTVIGKTHTDELAYSLAGTNHHYGTPENPVAPGRVPGGSSSGSAESVAAARATLRAATDRILHELGDDGLLAMPSAPAAAPPIPGSGESPDEQPNIGSRTASPAETLSVGSSIPATGSVATTLPDGLGPADRAAVARLTCLAPVCGAPALSVPVAAIDGLPLGLSLLAAPGRDESLLATAELLG
- a CDS encoding sulfite exporter TauE/SafE family protein, translating into MDLPHLALLLIAGFGAGVCNAIAGGGSLLSFPALLATGLPPVAATVTNSVSVWPGYFGGAAALRRRLDDYRALVPRLVATGAAGAVGGVIALLAAPPQIFAALVPYLILSATALFAAQPLVSRKLTARQGDSKKTLFLGVFLGGAYGAYFNGGMGIVVLTALALGIDATITSLNGLKSLLTLTVSTTAVFAVALFGPVHWLSVAVLAPACLVGGIAGAKLADRLHPNAFRAVVIIFGAGAGATMLLT
- a CDS encoding amidohydrolase, whose translation is MNNLLLRGGRPWIPGLPIDTADILIVDGRIAKIAPDLEAPDGETIDLAGALVLPGLVDAHCHLDKTLFGGPWVPNTGGRTLPGRIANGAGRRAELGLPSADYAANLLDAMISGGTTQVRSHIDIDPEVGLGGVEAVREAAARHADRVDVELVAFPQGGLLTRPGTAELMASALADGVEVVGGLDPAGYDRDPVGQLDVIFGLAERHGAKIDIHLHDGGALGAWEFDLIIERTRATGLAGRVTISHAYAMGSLAPDEQRRVAENLAEAGVSMVTCAVGEAPVVPVRVMHDAGATLALGNDGVRDLWTPYGDGDMLRRINSVAYRDRLVADPEIELALLAGTYGGARVLGLDDYGLIAGAPADLLVVDAPTPAAAVVALPLRKLVLKRGRIVVRDGVVVTEK